A genomic region of Mitsuaria sp. 7 contains the following coding sequences:
- a CDS encoding STM4015 family protein, with translation MTISERTETFFGKTVQDYEGGAVTGGPGVVHRLVLDYDDDRSLVALLDEYLAQVDPGQLEALILGRWNEPHDDGPDPVLDRLAELAPQLPRLKALFVGDMTYEECEISWIIQGTRYGHLLQAFPQLEVLRIRGATSLEWQPLTHANLRELTIESGGLPSEIAKALAESSFPALTHLELWLGTDGYGFDGDVALYRQVLATLRTPTLRVLGLRDSEIADDLAVWLAGESWVASLYTLDLSLGTIGDAGAKALLASPHVASLKRLDLSHHYISEPLQAQLRAAIPGVVLDDAQDSGDDDDRYVAVGE, from the coding sequence ATGACCATCTCGGAGCGCACGGAAACCTTTTTCGGCAAGACCGTCCAGGACTACGAGGGCGGTGCCGTCACCGGCGGCCCCGGCGTGGTCCACCGGCTGGTGCTGGACTACGACGACGACCGCAGCCTCGTGGCCCTGCTCGACGAGTACCTCGCGCAGGTCGATCCCGGCCAGCTCGAAGCCCTGATCCTCGGTCGCTGGAATGAACCGCACGACGACGGTCCCGACCCCGTCCTGGACCGCCTCGCCGAACTCGCGCCGCAACTCCCCAGGCTCAAGGCGCTGTTCGTCGGCGACATGACCTACGAGGAGTGCGAGATCTCCTGGATCATCCAGGGCACGCGCTACGGCCATCTGCTGCAGGCCTTCCCCCAACTGGAAGTGCTGCGCATCCGCGGCGCCACCTCGCTGGAATGGCAGCCCCTGACCCACGCCAACCTGCGCGAACTCACCATCGAGAGCGGCGGCCTGCCGTCGGAGATCGCCAAGGCGCTCGCCGAATCCTCGTTCCCGGCGCTGACCCACCTCGAGCTGTGGCTGGGCACTGACGGCTACGGCTTCGACGGCGACGTCGCGCTGTACCGCCAGGTGCTGGCGACACTGCGCACGCCGACGCTGCGCGTGCTCGGCCTGCGCGACTCGGAGATCGCCGACGACCTGGCCGTCTGGCTGGCCGGTGAATCCTGGGTCGCCTCGCTGTACACGCTGGACCTGTCCCTCGGCACGATCGGCGACGCCGGCGCCAAGGCGCTCCTTGCCAGCCCGCACGTCGCCTCGCTGAAGCGGCTGGACCTGTCGCACCACTACATCTCCGAGCCGCTGCAGGCGCAGCTGCGCGCGGCGATCCCCGGCGTGGTGCTCGACGATGCGCAGGACAGCGGCGACGACGACGACCGCTACGTCGCCGTCGGCGAGTGA
- a CDS encoding STM4014 family protein, whose amino-acid sequence MTRWVVLGVGDGKRARGLQAAAATAGVPVQVVEWRDWLAGSPALPDALRTPCRFKVEPPGDDPQAHLALLHLGCERLGRAPCPAPERGELVGADAWFAGFEAAMQRLTALLAERPLAEPVNAPDEIVAMTDKLLCQQRLREHGIATAPLLGAVDGYDHLVAMLDREDLDRVFVKSRYGSSAAGVIAYRRGAGRQQATTSALLHDDGQRLFNVKRLRAYQRPDEIRRVIDLVAAQGAYVEAWLPKPRAGSGHFDLRVVTFAARAAHRVARVGQRPMTNLHLDSERADPARLMPSHDLSAMEATAEQAARVFPRAGIVGFDLVVRRGEARVLEANAFGDLLPGLLWQGRDTYATALT is encoded by the coding sequence ATGACCCGATGGGTGGTGCTGGGCGTGGGCGACGGCAAACGCGCGCGCGGCCTGCAGGCCGCCGCCGCGACCGCCGGCGTGCCAGTGCAGGTCGTCGAATGGCGGGACTGGCTCGCCGGCTCCCCCGCCCTGCCCGATGCGTTGCGGACGCCGTGCCGCTTCAAGGTCGAGCCGCCGGGCGACGATCCCCAGGCTCACCTCGCGCTGCTGCACCTGGGCTGCGAGCGCCTCGGCCGGGCGCCCTGCCCCGCCCCCGAGCGCGGTGAGCTGGTGGGCGCCGATGCCTGGTTCGCCGGCTTCGAAGCCGCAATGCAGCGTCTGACGGCGCTGCTCGCGGAGCGACCGTTGGCCGAGCCCGTGAACGCCCCCGACGAGATCGTCGCCATGACCGACAAGCTGCTCTGCCAGCAGCGCCTGCGCGAACACGGCATCGCCACCGCCCCGCTGCTGGGCGCGGTGGACGGCTACGACCACCTCGTCGCGATGCTCGATCGCGAGGACCTCGATCGCGTGTTCGTCAAATCGCGCTACGGCTCCTCGGCCGCCGGCGTGATCGCCTACCGCCGCGGCGCCGGCCGCCAGCAGGCCACCACCTCGGCGCTGCTGCACGACGACGGCCAGCGCCTGTTCAACGTCAAGCGGCTGCGCGCCTACCAGCGCCCCGACGAGATCCGGCGCGTCATCGACCTCGTGGCCGCCCAGGGCGCCTACGTCGAGGCCTGGCTCCCGAAGCCGCGCGCCGGCAGCGGCCATTTCGACCTGCGCGTCGTCACCTTCGCCGCGCGGGCCGCGCACCGGGTGGCGCGGGTGGGACAACGGCCGATGACCAACCTGCACCTGGACAGCGAGCGCGCCGATCCCGCCCGGCTGATGCCGTCGCACGACCTGTCCGCCATGGAAGCGACGGCCGAACAGGCCGCCCGCGTGTTCCCGCGCGCCGGCATCGTCGGCTTCGACCTGGTGGTGCGCCGCGGCGAGGCGCGCGTCCTGGAAGCCAATGCCTTCGGCGATCTGCTGCCTGGTCTGCTCTGGCAAGGGCGCGACACCTACGCCACCGCGCTGACCTGA